A region from the uncultured Draconibacterium sp. genome encodes:
- a CDS encoding DEAD/DEAH box helicase gives MNMQEYINDIKALNSPTFQKIKKIAKSNCGTSCPGIYACKPWNALKHGVDLLNTHEKLCKYLCAYGDMHEAKLRNAINHIPQAIFEHEFEIVDWGCGQGIGSICLLDHLNAKGSNNKVGKITLIEPSKEALERAKLHVESYNLGGIDIKTFAEYFQNIQKEDIISDAGLPVLHIFSNILDVKEIDLKDLAVKIDQTVVNDNYIISVGPLNFTNKRIDAFYNYYNAPILYDYENRQYEYGGNRPCTYKAKIYKLEYNEQGNLIPIEFYPSVQFHSSYQLDSVTYNFSDNGIESFTERLNVFDTSTPFDIGASVYDDIHPILAVVNNIVTRGLPTKASPFVEKVFQKTFDYSEDFEKYGTLSYPHKKDINTTRLLSWYNSVITNQTKLNYSSVDIEQLQLLFSPIAIARVQKTILEALMTDKLNIKQKEWKILVEEQDVPCSAIAIADLVQIFNKVTKLSKEYQDFNLPEIKLDIISSSNFRNSGLHLGKNVFENATPVHLKTEYDLVIDVAIFDTTNIEKESFSRFQCKNNCYFNIRSVTEILSERNIYTTDRIVYRDIVSQDGQGNYSDIDETKKLLEYFLQLIFRKKSFRPGQLPILNRALQNKSVIGLLPTGGGKSLTYQLASMLQPGVTLIVDPLRSLMKDQYDGLINVGIDTCAFVNSTLSKEERDEAERKMEQSKLLFVFLSPERLAIYKFREKLKNMHELNVYFSYGVIDEVHCVSEWGHDFRFSYLHLGRNLYNYVRAKKDEISLFGLTATASFDVLADVERELSGDGAFPLDSETIVRYENSNRLELQYKIEKVNVEFDDDPNYDKNKNIDSHLPRAVKISNKWGFFDAKQDFLKNYIKTIPNYIEEIQSDKAIQSIKNTFSERQGNSIGVDTELKTNISQNYFSKNKEYSQAGIIFCPHKNSTGISVYSNKEALQGLVPDVGTFSGGDDDDSSNSSMDNLELFRTNKQPIMVATKAFGMGIDKPNVRFTVNLNYSSSLESFVQEAGRGGRDRKMALSVILLSDYKLARISRKIQNGSFPLGLLKGRWFKPQDLQQIVNHYNLNIDEQYLDYLTPENDLVRIFCKEGSAEHGKFFDFLDCKDDKCRYFKKCPLKGIPKEAENWIYKDDLFEILNNHNISIDKKYIEYQNADYETVMYFYNNSFKGEVIEKQAMFQILSVKDVEIFFGDDAELKPDKSTTVRGFLTTLLESEEGQEIVSFIKYDDDNGTDIDQTDIAKAIYRMTCIGLIEDFTQDYSNNRYRIVSKRKEDGSYYKGLEQFLLRYYSVDRAHEEIETVYDIAVRSNSSLEKEIYQCLSYLTTFVYDKISVKRKRAIDDMRTFCITGATDIKDWKETNEELKDFIYYYFNSKYAKTDYIADNGEDYSITNDTEDGKVSKDWILFKYLKVIDDKIEQGTPIDNVKHLQGAVRLLRRSLTDSNPTLSLLNSFCIFFLGTNNNENLENEVIESYKEGMLGFAEREKELVDFWELFEKFNQILKPFSNNKLKELKAEITLKIHNNRLKKITSKYTV, from the coding sequence ATGAATATGCAAGAATATATAAACGACATTAAAGCCTTAAATAGTCCTACTTTTCAGAAGATAAAAAAGATAGCCAAAAGCAATTGCGGCACATCATGCCCAGGAATTTATGCTTGCAAACCTTGGAATGCTTTAAAGCATGGTGTTGATTTATTAAACACACATGAAAAACTATGCAAATACTTATGTGCATACGGAGATATGCACGAAGCAAAATTGCGTAACGCCATTAATCATATACCGCAAGCTATATTTGAACATGAATTTGAAATTGTTGATTGGGGATGTGGTCAAGGGATAGGAAGCATTTGTCTGCTTGACCATTTAAACGCAAAAGGAAGTAACAATAAAGTTGGAAAGATTACTTTAATTGAGCCCTCAAAAGAAGCATTAGAACGTGCAAAATTGCACGTAGAGTCATATAACTTAGGCGGAATTGACATTAAAACATTCGCTGAATATTTTCAAAACATTCAGAAGGAAGATATAATATCTGATGCAGGATTACCTGTACTTCATATTTTCTCAAATATTCTTGATGTTAAAGAAATTGACCTAAAAGATTTAGCCGTAAAAATTGACCAAACAGTCGTTAATGACAACTATATTATTTCCGTAGGCCCTTTAAACTTCACAAACAAGAGAATTGATGCTTTTTACAATTATTACAATGCTCCAATTCTTTATGACTATGAAAACAGGCAATATGAATATGGTGGCAACAGACCTTGTACGTATAAAGCAAAAATTTACAAATTAGAATATAACGAACAAGGAAACTTAATACCAATAGAATTTTATCCATCGGTTCAATTTCATTCATCATATCAGTTAGATAGTGTTACTTATAATTTCTCTGATAATGGAATTGAATCATTTACAGAAAGGTTGAATGTTTTCGATACATCTACACCTTTTGATATTGGAGCAAGCGTTTATGATGATATACACCCAATTCTAGCAGTTGTAAACAATATTGTTACACGAGGTTTGCCAACAAAAGCGAGCCCTTTTGTAGAAAAAGTGTTTCAAAAAACTTTCGACTATTCTGAGGATTTTGAAAAATACGGAACACTATCATATCCCCACAAGAAAGATATTAATACCACTCGTTTACTTTCATGGTATAATTCTGTTATTACAAACCAAACAAAGCTAAATTATTCAAGTGTTGATATTGAACAGCTACAGCTTTTATTTTCACCAATTGCCATTGCACGTGTTCAGAAGACCATACTTGAAGCTTTAATGACAGATAAGCTGAATATAAAACAAAAAGAATGGAAAATATTAGTTGAAGAACAAGACGTTCCTTGTTCCGCTATTGCCATTGCTGATTTAGTTCAAATTTTTAATAAAGTAACAAAGCTGAGTAAAGAGTATCAGGATTTTAATTTACCTGAGATTAAACTAGACATTATTAGTTCTAGCAATTTTAGAAATTCTGGTTTGCATCTTGGTAAGAATGTTTTTGAGAATGCAACACCTGTACACCTAAAAACTGAATACGATTTAGTTATTGATGTTGCAATTTTTGATACAACAAATATTGAAAAGGAAAGCTTTAGTAGATTTCAATGCAAAAACAATTGTTATTTTAATATCCGCTCTGTTACTGAAATTCTTAGCGAAAGAAATATTTATACAACTGATAGAATAGTCTATCGGGATATTGTTTCACAGGATGGTCAAGGGAATTATTCAGATATTGACGAAACTAAGAAACTTCTAGAATATTTTTTACAACTGATTTTCAGGAAAAAGAGTTTTAGACCAGGGCAATTACCGATTCTAAACCGCGCTTTACAAAACAAAAGCGTAATTGGTTTGCTTCCAACAGGAGGAGGAAAATCCTTAACATATCAGTTAGCATCTATGCTGCAACCTGGGGTTACGTTAATTGTTGACCCTCTTCGGTCATTGATGAAAGACCAATATGATGGATTAATTAATGTTGGTATAGACACATGTGCGTTTGTAAACTCAACTTTATCAAAAGAGGAAAGAGACGAAGCGGAAAGAAAAATGGAACAATCAAAACTATTGTTTGTATTTCTTTCGCCAGAGCGACTTGCAATTTATAAGTTCAGGGAGAAGCTTAAAAATATGCATGAGTTAAATGTTTATTTTTCTTACGGTGTGATTGACGAAGTACACTGCGTATCGGAATGGGGACATGATTTTAGATTTTCATATTTACATCTTGGGAGAAATCTTTATAACTATGTTCGTGCAAAAAAGGATGAAATCTCCTTGTTTGGCTTAACAGCAACGGCATCTTTTGATGTTCTAGCTGATGTAGAGCGTGAATTGTCTGGCGATGGTGCTTTCCCTTTGGATTCTGAAACAATTGTGCGGTACGAGAACTCAAATAGGTTGGAATTACAGTATAAAATTGAGAAAGTAAATGTTGAATTTGATGATGACCCCAATTATGACAAGAATAAAAACATTGATTCTCATTTACCCAGAGCAGTAAAAATTAGTAACAAATGGGGTTTCTTCGATGCAAAACAAGATTTTCTCAAAAATTACATAAAAACAATACCAAACTATATAGAAGAGATTCAGTCAGATAAGGCGATACAAAGTATTAAAAACACTTTTTCGGAACGTCAAGGAAACAGTATTGGAGTGGATACAGAATTAAAAACCAACATTTCACAAAATTACTTTTCAAAGAATAAAGAATATTCTCAGGCAGGGATTATTTTTTGCCCGCACAAAAATAGTACAGGTATTTCGGTGTATAGTAATAAAGAAGCATTACAAGGTTTAGTTCCTGATGTTGGTACTTTTTCAGGTGGCGACGATGATGACAGTAGCAACTCTTCCATGGATAACCTGGAACTGTTTAGAACAAACAAACAGCCAATCATGGTTGCAACAAAGGCTTTCGGAATGGGAATTGACAAACCCAATGTTCGTTTTACGGTAAACTTAAATTATTCAAGTTCATTAGAAAGTTTTGTACAAGAAGCAGGGCGTGGTGGTCGAGACAGAAAAATGGCATTATCTGTTATTTTATTATCTGATTACAAGCTGGCTAGAATTAGTAGAAAAATTCAAAATGGTTCATTTCCTTTGGGGTTACTAAAAGGTAGATGGTTTAAACCTCAAGATTTACAACAAATTGTTAATCACTACAACCTAAATATTGATGAACAATATCTTGATTACTTAACACCAGAAAATGATTTAGTTAGAATTTTCTGTAAAGAAGGTTCTGCAGAACATGGTAAGTTTTTCGATTTTTTAGATTGTAAGGATGATAAGTGTAGATATTTTAAGAAATGCCCACTTAAAGGAATTCCAAAAGAAGCTGAAAATTGGATATACAAAGATGATTTATTTGAAATTCTTAACAATCATAACATCTCTATCGACAAGAAATACATTGAATATCAAAATGCTGACTATGAAACTGTAATGTATTTTTACAATAATAGTTTCAAAGGAGAAGTAATTGAAAAACAAGCAATGTTTCAAATTCTAAGTGTAAAAGACGTTGAAATATTCTTTGGGGATGATGCAGAGCTTAAGCCTGATAAATCCACTACTGTCAGAGGTTTCTTAACAACATTATTAGAATCAGAAGAAGGACAAGAAATTGTTTCTTTCATAAAGTACGATGATGATAATGGTACTGATATTGACCAAACAGATATTGCAAAAGCAATCTATCGGATGACCTGTATTGGCTTGATAGAAGACTTTACTCAAGACTATTCAAATAATAGATATAGAATTGTTTCCAAAAGAAAAGAGGATGGAAGTTATTATAAAGGTCTTGAACAATTCCTATTGAGATACTACTCCGTTGATAGGGCTCATGAAGAAATTGAAACAGTGTACGATATTGCGGTTAGAAGCAACTCTAGTTTAGAAAAAGAGATTTATCAGTGTTTAAGTTATTTAACAACCTTTGTTTACGATAAAATTTCCGTTAAACGGAAACGAGCTATTGATGATATGCGCACATTTTGTATAACGGGAGCTACAGATATTAAAGACTGGAAAGAAACTAATGAAGAATTAAAAGATTTCATTTATTATTACTTTAACTCAAAGTACGCAAAGACTGATTATATAGCAGATAACGGAGAAGACTATTCAATTACAAATGATACAGAAGATGGTAAAGTTTCGAAAGATTGGATTTTATTCAAGTATTTAAAGGTAATTGATGATAAGATAGAACAAGGCACACCAATTGACAACGTTAAACATTTGCAAGGAGCTGTTCGCTTATTACGTAGGTCTTTAACAGATAGTAATCCGACTTTATCACTCTTAAATTCATTCTGTATCTTCTTTTTGGGAACTAACAATAACGAAAACCTTGAAAATGAGGTTATCGAAAGTTATAAAGAAGGTATGTTGGGTTTTGCAGAGCGAGAAAAGGAATTAGTTGATTTTTGGGAACTGTTTGAAAAATTTAACCAGATTCTTAAGCCGTTTTCAAATAATAAACTTAAAGAATTAAAAGCCGAGATTACTTTAAAAATTCACAATAATAGATTAAAAAAAATAACTTCAAAATATACGGTGTAA